One Brassica napus cultivar Da-Ae chromosome C4, Da-Ae, whole genome shotgun sequence genomic region harbors:
- the LOC111205492 gene encoding uncharacterized protein LOC111205492 yields the protein MDSAQPPDLSGTAPATSKVLEGSGHGFAGPENGLTRKEGFPHKALSWAGIAQEKKVLRKYTLDVTNSEGQLNVEIPDEVVINVNPLWEDFIIGNFLDTAPHIARIHAVVNKIWRDGGKGQAVEVFVVDSTTIKFRVGDIAMRNRILRRGMWNIGNIPMVVAKWTPKELEEKPEVKSIPLWVHLKNVPMNMFSWEGLSFITSAAGHPVKLHPETAACSNFKLAKIFINADLSKELPSKINFTKNGKSSPVEFIYPWLPVRCHTCNKWGHTDKVCVMNKKEESPRTVTEIIQAGYLAMKTAEANNTIEMNNNKEEPQKKVVAGEEAEEAIVEGKETVEEGEAEVDSREVDAVGKNAEEIEEPEEGEVVGATEVWAHVSPGKTSRSPKSLESAQVTLASRFSALESADENGNLVVNIGELVVSNEESALEECEEEVSKEICDMGRRPEETQEGKEPDKQLEMEQSRRNGSKTGKEENQGSVSGERSLRPSLPRSSKTNHKILHEHSNKETDPGTQGKRSRKSSQ from the coding sequence ATGGATTCGGCGCAGCCGCCGGACTTATCTGGGACGGCTCCGGCTACGAGTAAGGTTCTGGAAGGCTCAGGGCACGGGTTCGCAGGCCCTGAGAACGGATTGACGCGGAAAGAAGGATTTCCACACAAAGCTCTTTCGTGGGCTGGTATCGCGCAGGAGAAGAAGGTATTGAGGAAATACACTCTCGATGTTACAAATTCGGAGGGTCAGCTCAACGTGGAGATCCCCGATGAAGTTGTCATCAACGTGAATCCCCTTTGGGAAGATTTTATAATCGGGAATTTTCTGGACACAGCGCCTCATATTGCGAGGATTCATGCCGTTGTGAACAAAATATGGAGAGATGGAGGTAAAGGGCAGGCAGTGGAGGTCTTTGTGGTTGACTCCACAACCATCAAGTTTCGGGTAGGAGATATTGCTATGCGAAACAGAATCTTGCGCAGAGGGATGTGGAACATAGGGAACATCCCTATGGTAGTCGCAAAATGGACTCCGAAAGAGTTGGAGGAGAAACCAGAAGTCAAATCGATACCACTTTGGGTACATCTCAAGAACGTTCCGATGAATATGTTCTCTTGGGAAGGCCTAAGTTTTATCACCAGTGCTGCAGGTCACCCAGTGAAGCTCCACCCAGAGACAGCAGCGTGCTCGAACTTCAAGCTCGCAAAAATCTTTATCAACGCTGATCTCTCAAAGGAACTACCGAGTAAAATTAATTTCACCAAGAATGGGAAGTCTTCACCTGTTGAATTCATATATCCTTGGTTACCTGTACGCTGTCATACCTGCAACAAATGGGGTCACACAGACAAGGTCTGTGTAATGAACAAGAAGGAAGAATCTCCAAGAACGGTCACAGAAATAATACAAGCAGGGTATCTTGCCATGAAAACTGCAGAGGCAAACAACACCATTGAGATGAACAACAACAAGGAGGAGCCACAAAAGAAGGTAGTGGCAGGGGAGGAAGCTGAGGAAGCTATAGTTGAGGGAAAGGAGACAGTTGAGGAGGGGGAGGCTGAAGTAGACTCACGCGAGGTAGATGCGGTTGGGAAAAATGCAGAGGAAATAGAAGAACCAGAGGAGGGTGAGGTAGTTGGGGCAACTGAGGTCTGGGCTCACGTGTCTCCCGGGAAAACAAGTAGAAGCCCAAAATCATTGGAGTCTGCTCAGGTTACACTAGCATCGAGATTCTCTGCTCTGGAGAGTGCAGATGAAAATGGAAATCTGGTAGTAAACATAGGAGAACTGGTAGTAAGCAATGAGGAAAGTGCGTTGGAGGAGTGTGAAGAGGAAGTCAGTAAGGAGATATGTGATATGGGAAGGAGGCCAGAAGAAACTCAAGAGGGAAAGGAGCCGGATAAGCAGTTGGAAATGGAACAAAGCAGACGGAATGGAAGCAAAACAGGTAAAGAGGAGAATCAAGGAAGTGTTAGTGGAGAAAGAAGTCTACGACCCTCTTTGCCGAGAAGCTCAAAGACTAACCACAAAATCCTTCATGAGCACTCAAATAAGGAAACAGACCCTGGTACTCAGGGAAAACGGTCCCGCAAATCTTCTCAATGA
- the LOC106422912 gene encoding UDP-glycosyltransferase 89A2-like yields MVPPETRSHMMVFPFPAQGHLLPLLDLTHQLCLRGVNVSVIITPQNLQYLSPLLSAHPSSVTSVVFPFPPHPSLPPGVENVKDLGNSGNLPIMSSLRQLRDPITLWFRSHQSPPVALVSDFFLGWTHDLCHQIGIPRFAFFSSGPFLASVLQFCFDHIKSRTKDPVRFSDLPGAPVFEEDHLPSVFRRSLQSPSRDLETVKAESSMNFLSYGCVFNTAECLEAEYVEYVKQRVGHDRVFGIGPLCLLGLDQVGTVRSSSCPLLSWLDGCPERSVLYICFGSQKALTKEQCDALALGLEKSLTRFVWVVKKDPVTEGFEERVAGRGVVVRGWAPQLEVLRHVAVGGFLSHCGWNSVLEGLTSGTMILGWPMEADQFVNARLLVEDLDVAVRVCEGDGTVPDPVELGRVIGETMGESGRELGARAEEMRRKLVGSVTEGSSFADLERLVREVALI; encoded by the coding sequence ATGGTGCCGCCGGAGACAAGATCGCACATGATGGTGTTTCCTTTCCCAGCACAAGGCCACTTACTTCCTTTACTAGACTTAACTCACCAACTCTGTCTTCGTGGAGTCAACGTCTCCGTCATCATCACTCCCCAAAACCTCCAGTACCtttctcctctcctctccgctCATCCCTCCTCCGTAACCTCCGTCGTCTTCCCTTTCCCTCCCCACCCTTCTCTCCCTCCCGGCGTCGAAAACGTTAAAGACCTCGGAAACTCCGGCAACCTCCCAATCATGTCCTCTCTTCGCCAGCTTCGCGACCCTATCACCCTCTGGTTCCGTTCTCACCAATCTCCCCCCGTTGCGCTCGTCTCCGACTTCTTCCTTGGATGGACACACGATCTCTGCCACCAGATCGGTATCCCTCGCTTCGCCTTCTTCTCCTCCGGCCCTTTCTTGGCTTCTGTTCTCCAGTTCTGTTTCGACCATATCAAATCAAGAACGAAGGATCCGGTTCGTTTCTCGGATCTTCCCGGGGCTCCGGTGTTCGAGGAGGACCATCTTCCGTCGGTTTTCCGACGCTCGCTTCAGTCACCGTCGCGGGATCTTGAAACGGTCAAAGCTGAAAGCTCCATGAATTTTTTGAGCTACGGTTGCGTTTTCAACACGGCAGAGTGTTTGGAAGCCGAGTATGTGGAGTATGTGAAACAGAGAGTTGGTCACGACCGGGTTTTTGGAATTGGCCCGCTTTGTTTACTCGGGTTGGACCAGGTTGGGACGGTTAGATCCAGTTCTTGCCCGTTGCTGAGTTGGCTTGACGGGTGTCCGGAACGGTCAGTGCTGTACATATGTTTCGGAAGTCAAAAGGCGTTGACCAAGGAGCAGTGTGATGCTCTGGCGCTTGGGCTAGAGAAAAGCTTGACCCGGTTCGTATGGGTGGTTAAGAAAGATCCGGTAACCGAAGGTTTCGAGGAGCGGGTGGCTGGTCGGGGAGTGGTTGTTAGAGGGTGGGCTCCGCAGCTTGAGGTGTTGCGACACGTGGCGGTTGGAGGGTTTTTGAGCCACTGTGGATGGAACTCTGTGCTTGAAGGGCTAACGAGTGGAACCATGATATTGGGGTGGCCAATGGAGGCTGACCAGTTTGTGAACGCGAGGTTGCTGGTGGAGGATTTGGATGTGGCGGTTCGGGTTTGTGAAGGGGATGGAACAGTGCCTGACCCGGTTGAACTTGGCCGGGTTATAGGTGAAACAATGGGTGAGAGTGGACGTGAGCTTGGAGCTAGAGCGGAGGAGATGCGCAGGAAGCTAGTAGGATCAGTGACAGAAGGCAGCTCTTTTGCTGATTTAGAAAGACTGGTCAGAGAAGTTGCTCTTATTTAA